One Comamonas odontotermitis genomic window, AACGAGATCGATTACCTGTCTGCCATCGAAGAAGGCAAGTATGTGATCGCTCAGGCCAATGCCGAGCTGGACAAGGACGGTCGCCTGACGGGTGACCTGGTGTCTGCCCGTGAGAACGGGGATTCGACCCTGCTGTCGGCCGAGCGCGTGCAGTACATGGACGTGTCGCCTGCGCAGATCGTGTCGGTGGCTGCCTCGCTGATTCCTTTCCTGGAACACGATGACGCGAACCGCGCGTTGATGGGTGCCAACATGTCGCGCCAGGCCGTGCCTGTGCTGCGTCCTGAAAAGCCCATGGTCGGTACCGGTATCGAGCGCGTCGCTGCCGTGGACTCGGGTACGGTGGTGACCGCTACCCGTGGCGGTATCGTTGACTACGTGGATGCGACCCGTATCGTGATCCGCGTGAACGACGAAGAAGCGGTGGCCGGTGAAGTGGGTGTGGACATCTACAACCTCATCAAGTACCAGCGCTCCAACCAGAACACCAACATCCACCAGCGCCCTGTAGTCAAGCGTGGTGACACGCTGGCCAAGGGCGATGTGATCGCCGATGGTGCATCGACCGACCTGGGCGAAATCGCCATTGGTCAGAACATGCTGATCGCGTTCATGACCTGGAACGGCTACAACTTCGAAGACTCGATCCTGATCTCCGAACGCGTGGTCGCAGAAGACCGCTATACCTCGATCCACATTGAAGAACTCGTGGTGATGGCTCGCGACACCAAGCTGGGTGCCGAAGAAATCACGCGCGACATTCCGAACCTGTCCGAGCAGCAACTCAACCGTCTCGACGAGTCCGGCATCATTTACGTGGGTGCAGAAGTACAGCCTGGCGATGTGCTGGTGGGCAAGGTCACGCCAAAGGGCGAGACCACGCTGACGCCTGAAGAGAAGCTGCTGCGCGCTATCTTCGGCGAGAAGGCATCCGATGTGAAGGACACCTCACTGCGTGTGGATCAGGGCTCGCAAGGTACCGTGATCGACGTGCAGGTCTTCACCCGTGAAGGCATCCAGCGCGACAAGCGTGCTCAGCAGATCATCGACGATGAACTCAAGCGCTTCCGTCTGGACCTGAACGACCAGTTGCGTATCGTTGAAGCCGACGCGTTTGATCGTATTGCCAAGCTGCTGAACGGCCGCGTGGCCAACGGTGGTCCGCAAAAGCTGGCCAAGGGCACGAAGATCGACAAGGCGTATCTCGACAGCGTGGAGAAATTCCACTGGTTCGACATTCGCCCAGCCGAAGACGACGTGGCTGCACAACTGGAGTCCATCAAGAACTCCATCGAGCAGCAGCGCCATAACTTCGACCTGGCGTTCGAAGAAAAGCGCAAGAAGCTCACGCAAGGTGATGAGCTGCCTGCCGGCGTGCTCAAGATGGTCAAGGTGTACCTGGCCGTCAAGCGCCGCCTGCAGCCAGGCGACAAGATGGCCGGCCGCCACGGTAACAAGGGTGTGGTCTCCAAGATCGTGCCGGTGGAAGACATGCCATTCATGGCAGATGGCACCACCGCCGACATCGTGCTGAACCCGCTGGGCGTGCCATCGCGCATGAACATCGGCCAGGTGCTGGAAGTCCATCTGGGCTGGGCAGGCAAGGGTCTGGGTCAGCGTATCGGCGACATGCTGCAGGCCGAAGCCCGCGCTACCGAAGTGCGCTCCTTCCTGGAAGAGGTGTACAACAGCCGCGGCCGCAAGGAAGACCTCAAGCAGCTGTCCGACGAACAGGTCATGGCCATGGCCGAAAACCTGAAGAACGGTGTGCCATTCGCAACGCCAGTGTTCGACGGTGCTTCGGAACAGGAAATCAAGGACATGCTGAAGCTGGCATACCCTGATGACATCCAGGCACGCAAGGGCCTGACCGAGCCACGCACGCAGGCTTATCTGTATGACGGCCGCACCGGTGAGCGCTTCGAGCGCCCCACCACGATTGGCTACATGCACTATCTGAAGCTGCACCATCTGGTTGACGACAAGATGCATGCCCGCTCCACCGGTCCTTACTCGCTGGTGACGCAGCAACCTCTGGGCGGCAAGGCCCAGTTCGGTGGCCAGCGTTTCGGTGAAATGGAAGTGTGGGCGCTGGAAGCTTATGGCGCCGCCTATGTGCTGCAGGAAATGCTGACCGTGAAGTCCGATGACGTGCAAGGCCGTACCAAGGTGT contains:
- the rpoB gene encoding DNA-directed RNA polymerase subunit beta, with protein sequence MAYSYTERKRIRKSFGSRDSVLEVPYLLQMQKDAYTAFLQSGTAPKKRTDEGLQAAFTSAFPIVSHNGFVEMKFVEYNLAKPAFDVRECQTRGLTFSSAVRAKVQLIIYDRESSTPQSKVVKEVKEQEVYMGEVPLMTDKGSFIVNGTERVIVSQLHRSPGVFFEHDKGKTHSSGKLLFSARIIPYRGSWLDFEFDPKDLLYFRVDRRRKMPVSILLKAIGMTPESILATFYENDNFRLMDSGAQMEFVADRLKGEVARFDITDKSGKVVVAKDKRITARHTRELEQSGTQFVSVPEDFLLGRVVAKNIVDPDTGEIIAKANEELTEALLKKLRSAGIKDLPCIYTNELSHGAYISQTLRTDETVDEFAARVAIYRMMRPGEPPTEDAVQALFQRLFYNEDTYDLSRVGRMKFNAKIGRNTPTGPMVLSNEDILEVVKILVDLRNGNGEVDDIDHLGNRRVRCVGELAENQFRTGLARIEKAVKERLGQAEQEPLMPHDLINSKPISAALKEFFGASQLSQFMDQTNPLAEITHKRRVSALGPGGLTRERAGFEVRDVHVTHYGRVCPIETPEGPNIGLINSLALYARLNEYGFIETPYRRVVDGKVTNEIDYLSAIEEGKYVIAQANAELDKDGRLTGDLVSARENGDSTLLSAERVQYMDVSPAQIVSVAASLIPFLEHDDANRALMGANMSRQAVPVLRPEKPMVGTGIERVAAVDSGTVVTATRGGIVDYVDATRIVIRVNDEEAVAGEVGVDIYNLIKYQRSNQNTNIHQRPVVKRGDTLAKGDVIADGASTDLGEIAIGQNMLIAFMTWNGYNFEDSILISERVVAEDRYTSIHIEELVVMARDTKLGAEEITRDIPNLSEQQLNRLDESGIIYVGAEVQPGDVLVGKVTPKGETTLTPEEKLLRAIFGEKASDVKDTSLRVDQGSQGTVIDVQVFTREGIQRDKRAQQIIDDELKRFRLDLNDQLRIVEADAFDRIAKLLNGRVANGGPQKLAKGTKIDKAYLDSVEKFHWFDIRPAEDDVAAQLESIKNSIEQQRHNFDLAFEEKRKKLTQGDELPAGVLKMVKVYLAVKRRLQPGDKMAGRHGNKGVVSKIVPVEDMPFMADGTTADIVLNPLGVPSRMNIGQVLEVHLGWAGKGLGQRIGDMLQAEARATEVRSFLEEVYNSRGRKEDLKQLSDEQVMAMAENLKNGVPFATPVFDGASEQEIKDMLKLAYPDDIQARKGLTEPRTQAYLYDGRTGERFERPTTIGYMHYLKLHHLVDDKMHARSTGPYSLVTQQPLGGKAQFGGQRFGEMEVWALEAYGAAYVLQEMLTVKSDDVQGRTKVYESIVKGEHAIEAGMPESFNVLVKEIRSLGLDIELERS